AGCTTCACAAGCGCTTCCTGAGACTTGGCGATCACGATGCAGCCCGTGGTGTCCTTGTCCAGGCGATGCACGATCCCCGGCCGCAGCTTGCCACTGATCCCCGGCAGGTCCGGACAGTGATGCAACAGGCCGTTCACCAGGGTGCCGTCCTTGTTGCCCGGCGCCGGATGCACCGTGAGGCCTGCCGGCTTATTGATCACGATCAGGTGCTCATCCTCAAAGAGCACATCCAGATCCATCGGCTCTGGTTTCAGATAAGGCAGCGGTTCCGGTGGAGGCATCCACAGCTGCACTTCATCACCGGTGCGCAGTGGCGTCTTCGCCTTGCCGGTCTTGCCGTTCACCCGCACGTAACCGGCATCGATGAATTTCTGAATCCGGGCACGACTTTGCTCCGAGCGCTGACTGACGAGCCAGCGGTCCAAGCGCATCGGCAGCGGCTTGGGATACGTCAGGCTCACAAGCTCGCCCTCTCCCTCCCCGAATCCATTAGTGAAGGTCTCCTCAGGCAGGGGCGGCCGTCGCCAGGCAGGGCTCATGCAGGCAACTCCAGGGCAATGCTGCCCAAAGCCGATTTGCGGAAGTCATCCAGCAGCCGCTGCGCCATCCGTGCCGTATCGGAGGAGGTGTGGCGCTGCGCCACCGCCTCGAGCCAGAGGGCTGGATCGTCTGTCGCTCCGGCCAGGGCCGTGCCGTAGCGTTTTTCCAGCACCGAAAGAGCCACTCCGGATGCACCCTCCGGCTCAAGCGCTCGGAGCTGACGCAGAAAGGCCTGGGCCACCAGCTCACCGTCGTAGGCCGCCTGACCGATGTCATCACACAGGGCGAGATGCAGCGCCGCCTGCTGGTCATCCAGACGCGGAGGCAACACACCCGGTGCATCCAACAGGTCGAGATCCTGGCCGAGACGCACCCAGCGCAGCGTGCGCGTCACCCCGGCGCGTCGGGCGCTGGCCACCACCTTCTGCTTCACCAATCGGTTGATCAACGCCGACTTGCCCACATTGGGAAATCCCAGGGTGAGCGCCCGCACCGGCCTGGGGCGCATGCCACGGTTACGCCGCCGTTCGTTGAGCTGGTCACCAGCGCGGATCGCGGCCTGCTGCACCTGCTTGACCCCCGTGCCGGCTTTGGCATCACACCACACCGTGCGTTGCCCCTTGGCCTTGAACCAGGCCTCCCAGGCCAGGCGAGCGTCAGCCGTGACCATGTCGCGACGGTTGATCACCAGCAGGTGCTGTTTGCCCTTGATCCAA
This region of Synechococcus sp. NOUM97013 genomic DNA includes:
- a CDS encoding RluA family pseudouridine synthase produces the protein MSPAWRRPPLPEETFTNGFGEGEGELVSLTYPKPLPMRLDRWLVSQRSEQSRARIQKFIDAGYVRVNGKTGKAKTPLRTGDEVQLWMPPPEPLPYLKPEPMDLDVLFEDEHLIVINKPAGLTVHPAPGNKDGTLVNGLLHHCPDLPGISGKLRPGIVHRLDKDTTGCIVIAKSQEALVKLQVQIQKRIASREYLAVVHGVPAGDSGTIVGAIGRHPADRKKYAVVSGENGRYACTHWSLQERLGDYSLLRFKLDTGRTHQIRVHCAHMNHPVVGDPTYSRCRKLPIELPGQALHAFQLGLDHPITRDRMLFEAPVPPVMEKLLSVLRRRAA
- the ylqF gene encoding ribosome biogenesis GTPase YlqF, encoding MSSPPIQWYPGHIAKAEQQLRRNLDKVDLVIEVRDARIPLATGHPHLSRWIKGKQHLLVINRRDMVTADARLAWEAWFKAKGQRTVWCDAKAGTGVKQVQQAAIRAGDQLNERRRNRGMRPRPVRALTLGFPNVGKSALINRLVKQKVVASARRAGVTRTLRWVRLGQDLDLLDAPGVLPPRLDDQQAALHLALCDDIGQAAYDGELVAQAFLRQLRALEPEGASGVALSVLEKRYGTALAGATDDPALWLEAVAQRHTSSDTARMAQRLLDDFRKSALGSIALELPA